GATCATAATAGCTGTAATATGGTTGCTTCCTGTGCGACAAAATATTGCCAACCGGCATGTACATGGCTGCCCTGATGCGCGCATTGCCCTGTTTCGACATTTTTCTCTTGCCTTTGTGTTTGCCTGACTCCTTAACCACTATATCGTAACCCGCATAGCTGATCAGCTGGCTTCTTGTCGTAAAGTATTCAAAGCCCAGCGTCTCTGCCAGCACCGTGGAGATTGTAATCAAACCTATCGACGGAATCGACTTCAGCTTATCCACCTTTTCTTCGATCTCCGGATCCGAATCCAGATGCCTGGTGATCAGCTTTTCAAGCTTGGTGATCTGTTTATCCAAGGCAGCGATGGTTTGCTGGACAATCTTGCGCGTATCTTTGATAGCGTAAGCGCTGTAATTGAGAGCGTGAAGCTGGTTTTTGAGCTGGGTCCGCTGTTCTACCAACGCGCCACGGGTACGCGTGAGCTGACGCAGCTCGCTCCAATAGGGTTTAATGCCCCGCCATAGCTGCAGCTTCTTGCGCGCACCCATCAGGGCTAGCCCGCGGGCATCAATACGGTCGGTTTTGTTCTTGAATCCCTCAGACTCATTGAATCTACGCGCCTGACTGGGTAAAACCACGCTTAATGCCCATTCGGGGTGGTTATCAAACAGGTGCAGGGCAACCCGCTCGTAATACACACCGGTGGCTTCCATGGTGATGCGCACCGGTGCAGGCTGTTTGGACTCCCATTTGGTGACCCAGCTGACAAACTTGGGCAGCTCTGCCTGGGTGTTGTTAAACTTTCTGGAGGAGCGTACACGCTCGGTCTGTTCAACAGGGTTATACTCGAGGATGCAGGCCTTGAAGTCGTCTTTTGAGATATCTATGCCAATGGAATAAAACATGACTAATCAATAGTTTAGTGGTGTGTTATTTGCATCCGAAGCAGGATCCTGTCGCATGAATTTCACTCATGAATGGTAGCTTTAGAAACGGGTCTAAGCTCTAGGTACTGTTGTCTTTCAACGCCAGGATACAAGTCTGGTTATGCCTGGCGTGGTTCATCCGGTTAAACCGGTGATTGTGATGCTCCGAGGGTGCCAGACTTGCTCCTATTTCGGTTGTTTGGTTTCTAATCTAACACTTGCCCGATTAGACGCCAATTTGAATCAAAATTAACATATGAGTGATGCTCTCGGAGTTCCCCCAAAAAAACGCCAGGGGTTGTGTGTGGGGATTGTATGAAGATTGTATAGGTGGTTTTGCTGCGATTGGGGTGCCTTGTGCGGGAGCGTGTTAATGGGGTTTGCGCTGTTGTTCAGGCTTGCTCAGTAGCCGGGTTATTTGTGCGGCAGGGGATGGGTTAACAGGGCTTTAACTACGCTTTTCTGCAAAAAAAAGAGGTTTTTGACACATCTGTACAACAACTTGATACATCTGTACTAACACCTGCGGTGCCGGTCAGGGTATTTTGGTAGAGGTCTCTGCGTAAAAGTGCGGGGGCTGTGTGTCAAATCTGAATCCAAATCCTAAGTACCCCATGCGATACCGTGACTTATTTTTGCGTTTGTATCTGATGCTTTTTGCCGTACTTGCTTTTGCGCAGGCCGGCTACGCACAGCAGGTTATTTTTGTAAAGGCCAGTGCTACAGGCGCCAATGATGGCAGCTCCTGGCAGGATGCCTTTACGCAGCTTCAGCCCGCCATTGATGCCGCAACCGCTGCCGATCAGATCTGGGTGGCGGGGGGTACGTATTTCCCCACACAGCAGCGCATTGCCGGGGTAAACCGGAGCCGTTCGTTTGTTATTCCTTCATCCAAAGACGGATTGCGGTTGTTTGGTGGTTTTGCCGGTACCGAAACCCAGCTCTCCCAGCGGGTAAACCCGCAGGCGCACGTGAGCAGGCTCTCCGGAGATATGAATCAGGCCGATATGCAGCAGGACATATATATCGATAGCGATCGAATTGGCAACACCCTGCGACCGGAAACCCTGCAGCCTATCGATCACATAAGGGTGAATCTTTCTCTGATTAGGATTGGTTTTGTAGATGTAATAGGCATAGCTGATGATTCGAATGTGTTTAGTGTGCTGGCGTTAGGCAGCGGCATTACGCGGCAAACGGTAATTGACGGGTTCACGGTTTCGGGCGGGCATACCGGTCAGCAGAATCTCGAATTATTCTTCGATCCAGTCTCCTTTCAGCCTAATCCTTTTTACACCGGGGGCGGTCTCAACTGCGACGGCTGCAGTGCAATATTGAGGAACATGCGCTTTGAGGGGAATTACGCGATGTCTCGGGGTGGAGGAGCTTCGGTCTATGCTGGCGGAAATCCGCTTTTTGTGAATACGGTTTTTTACGGGAATGTAGCTGGTGGAGCTTTGCCGGGCCCCCCTCTCGATCGGCCGCTTTTTCAGTATATATTCCAGGGACAAATATTCAGTTTCGATTCGAGTATTGTAAGCAATGATAATGAAGGCGGAGCCTTGTATGTCGCTGAGGGCAGTTCGGCGGAAGTGGTGAGCAGTACCTTCTTCGGTAATTTGTCCTGGAATACTGGGAACCATGTTTATGCATCAGGCACTGTACACATACGCAACAGTATTTTATGGGGGCGGGAAGGATTGAATCACCCGGAAAATATATATTCGGTTATATATGCCGGCAGCGGAACGGTGCTGAACAGCATACTGGAAGCCAACTGCAGCGGCGGTATTGCCTGTGATCAGAACAGCCTTGCCGATCCTTTGCTTGATGCCGCCCTGCGGATTACCGATGAATCAAGCCCTGCGGTGGGTTTTGGTAATGTTGCGGCCATACCCTCCGATATCGACGATCTGAACGGCAACGGCAATACTACGGAGCCCCTGCCCTACGATGCCGCAGGAAACCCACGGATTGTCAGCGGCACTACCGATGCCGGTGCCTTCCAAACGCCGTTTGGCGGGATCAATGCGAGCCCCGCTGCGGCTTCGCCGGGGCAGCAGGTGGAACTGAGCTTCCCCGCGGCGAACACCACAACGGGGGTTTTGATAAATGGGTTACCCGCCTTAAACCTTACTGCGCTTGCAGCCAACCGCATCCGCTTTACCATACCAGAAGGCGCCACAACCGGGCTTTTAGATATCGTTACCCCTGATCAGACCTTTTCAACAGCAGAACCCCTGGTCGTTACGCCGGCAAGCGGAGGGCGGGCGCTGCGCGCCAATGGCAGTGGCTATGTGGAAATACCCGTCGGCAGCGACTTTGCCATCGCAAACGGGTTTAGCGTTTCTTTCTGGATACGGGCGACAAACACAAACGTTTTGGGCGGGGAAATCATCTCCAGGAGAACAACAGAGGATATTGTATCCTTACCCTCAGGCTCCTCCATCTGGGCCCTTGAGTGGAATGATAACCTTGTAAGGCCATTTCGTTTTAGAGGAATACTTGGAGAAGAAGGAAATAGTGAAATTGTTCCGGCAGGTGAAATTACACGAGAATCATTTTTTGGCGAACCGACAGCCTTTGCAGAATGGCAGCACATCACCTTGAATGCAACCCCGATAAATACAGCCGGGCGGATTGAGGTTAGGGTATTCGTATCGGATGTGCTTTTCTTAGATAGGCTAGATTATGATTTTTTTGACACTACAGCAGCAACCCTTCGCATTGGCAATGGTACCGGCTACGAAATAGATAATGTGATGTACTGGAACCGTGCCCTCAGCGAGGCCGAACTGTCTGATCTGCGCCGCAGGCATCTGAAGCTGAGTCCGTTTGACCCGGAAGCAGATGGCCTGATTGCCAGCTACCGTTTCGATGCCGACAGCCCGACAACGGTCTTTGACTATGCCGGAAGACGGAACGGTACCATTATCGGCGGTATCACCCGGTCGGCTTTCAGCGGCGCGGCAGTTGCCACGACCCTGTCCAACCCGGCGGGTCCGGCCGGCGCGCGCATCACCCTCAGCACCCCGGAATACAGGGCCTTCAGCGTAGGCGAACCCTATGGCGCGCTTGTACCGGGTACACAGCCCGGCGAGGGGTACGGCTTTGACGCTGTAGGCGTGCAGCACCGGCGCAGCCCGGTAAGCTGGGTAGTGCTGGCCGGCACCCCGCAGCCCACAGCGGTAACCCTCGATTATTCGGCTGTCGCTGCCCTTAGCGGAAGCGACCTGCACGTGATTCACCGGATTGAAGCCGGTAGGCCGTGGTACCCCGCGCCGGGTAACTGGGTCCATGACCCCGCGCAGCGAACCTTTAGCCGGGATAACACCGGGTTTTTGTTACCTGGGGAGTACAGCATTACCGATGTTGGGGGCGTATCGCTAACGGCTTTTGTAAGACCACACGCACAGCATGCCGGGCCCGGTGAACCGGTACAGTTTGTGGTAGGGTTAAAGAATACCGGCACCGATCCCCTCTCCGCGGCATCAGCTTTCGAGCTTAACTTTCAGGGGCTGGAAAACATATCGGTTTCGGGAGGGAGTCTCAGCGGTTCAACCTGGACCGTAAGCAGTGTGGATGCCGGCGCCACGCAAACCCTGCAGGTCACTGCAACGCGATCGGCTGACCCCGGGCCTGCCGGTCTGTCATACAGTGCCGTAAATCCGGTTGCCGGCATTCGAAATGCAGCGCATACCGCTCAGGTATTTGATCCCGTGTATGAAACAGGTCAGCATATTGACTTCTATGCTAGTGCAGCAGGCGGGGGTAATACGCTGGCTGACCCGGGCCTGATGGGGATCCTGGATTCGGATTTTACCGTAGAAGCCTGGGTTAAACGAAGAGTAAATTTTGTAGTAGCTAATGATCCGATCTTGTCACAGATAGGATTTGGGAGCTTGTTTTCCAATGTGCTGCGCATCGGACTGATTAACGGGCATCCCGTATTTAGCTTTAACGGCAGTCAGCTAACGGCTAACAACCCTGTTCAGGCAGATAGCAGCTGGCACCACATCGCCTTTACCTTCAGCAAACAAACCGGTGCGCGTACTATTTTTGTGGACGGCGTGCAAACCGCATCCGATGTAAATGTTACCGGGCCGGTTGTCCTCAACACACCGATTACACTCACGATGGCGGCTAATCAGGTTGACTCTCAAGGCCGAAGGGTAAATTTGATATCTTTTCAAGATAAAATGCACAATCTTCGTATCTGGGATGTGGCGCTCACACGGGAAGAGATTCTGGAGCGCATGCACCGGCATATATCGCCCGATGACCCCCTGTCTCAGTCGCTAACAGCGGATTTCCGCATTACAGAAGGGCAGGGACCCCTGCTTTTTGACTATGCCGGAAGCCAACGGGTAAATTTTATAGACCTCCCTGCACAGGTATGGAAAACGCGGGGCGGGGTTCTTTTCGGGCAGCAGAACGCTGTAGCTACGCAGGATACCCCGGCTGCCGTTGGCCTGCCCGGTGCTTCGCTAACCGTCTCGGGCGTTTCCGAGCGGGAGGTGCTCCTGCACCTTTCCGGCCAGCCCGACGGCCCGGACCGCACCCCCGCCGATACCGGCGAGTCGTTCGCCGAAACCTTTGCCGGCTTCGTTACCGGTCGTCCCAACGTAACCTGGAGCCTGAGCACAACACCCGGCGATACGCTGCAGGCCGATCTCGAACTCGCCTACGGAGCGCTGAGCCTGTCGGAAGAGCCTGCCGAACGCCTGTTCGTGCTTTACAGAACCGGCCCTGATCAGGATTGGGATTTTGATGAAGGCTGGAACCATCACCCGGATACCAAAACCTTTACGCGTTCGGGAGACGTACTGGCCGGCGAGTACAGCATCATCTCCATCCCCACGGCCCGGCTCGCGATTGAAACTGAGATACTGGAGCTGGGCGACCCTGACGAAAACGGCTTCCGTATTCGACTCACGGCCACCAATACCGGCTTGGATACACCGGCCCAGACCACGGTCGCAACGCTGGCCAGCCGCACGGGCGCGTTCCTGAACCTTCAGGCTGAAGGCAACGGCTTCGACACCGAAACCCTGAGCTGGAACGTACCCGACCTCGGCGCCGGGCAGTCCGTGAGCGTGATACTCAGCGGCACCTTTAATGACAACATCCCGGTAGCACTGAGCTCGGAAATCACGGGTACGGAAGTCTTTAACCTGTCAACGCAGGTGCAACGCACGGCCGGACTCATCCTTGCTAAGGCTCCCTACGCGGCGGGTTCGACCGTTGCGCCCCAATTCGACCTGCTACCCGGCGTTTCCGGAACCGATTTTGGTCTGGTGAACAGCAGCTTCACGGTAGAAGCCTGGGTGCGCCCGAATACAATTTCCGGGGATCAGGCCATTCTGGGTCAGGCGATGCCCGGCAATCCCGACAACCGCACCCTGCACCTGATTCTGCGCAATGGCAGGGTTCACATGGGCTTTTTTGGGGATGACCTTCAGGGGCAAACCGACGTTCCGGCCCAGCAGTGGTCGCATGTGGCCTTCACCTACGATGTGACGACCAACAGCCGCGTTGTGTATCTGAACGGAGTAGCCGACGGCTCGGATACGTCAGGCGGCCCGTTTCTGGGCGAAGGCACGGTGTTTATCGGCAGGTGGAATGATGGCAATTTCCTGAACGGTCAGTTTGATGAGCTGCGCATCTGGAACCGGGTGCGTAGCCCGGAGGAAATCCGCCAGAATATGCACCGCACCATTTCCCAAAGCGAGCCCGATTTCCAGGACCTGACGGCCTACTACCGCTTCGATGAAGGAGAGGGCACCATCGCCCACGACCTGCGCGGCGGTTTCCATGCCACCATCGCCGGCTCATTGGAAAACGCCTGGCAAATCAGCGCGGCTCCGGTAGGGCAGCAGGCAGTGGTGGTAACCGCCGGTACAGCAGCGCAGGTCGGCGTGGCAGGCAGCAGCCTGGGTCTGAGCGGGCTCACCGGCAGCGATGCGGGCCTGTACAGCTTTGGACTGGCAGGCAGTGATCTGCGCACCGCTGCAAATGCGGGCGGCAGCTTCAGCGCGCTCGAAGATCAGGGCATAGATGCGCGCACCTCCGTGGGATGGGGCGTGCGGGCCGGCGATGATTCCGAAGGCACGCTCACCCTGACCTTTGACGGGTTCGATGCCGAATCTCCGGTGCTGCAGTCCCCTGGCCTGCTGTACCGCCCCGCCGCAGATCAGCCCTGGGAACTGCAGTCCGACAGCCTGTGGGTCAAGAGCATCGCCCAGAATACCTTCACCTTTACCGGCGAACTGGCTTCCGGGGAGTACGTGCTTGCGCCCTTCCCGTTCCTGAACGCGCCCTACGCCGGCACGACCCCCGGCTGGCGCATGGTCGGCGCCCCCGGCGCGTTTGCCCGCTACGACAACGTGCTGGCCGACATCTGGACGCAGGGTTTCCCAGGCGCTTCGGCCGGCGACGACGGTGATCCCAACGTGTTTATCTATGATGAGGGCGCCCGAAGCTGGGTGCCGCCCGCGTCTGCGACCAACATTCTGGGCACAACCAGCGACACGGGCTTCCGCTCAGCCGGTCGAACGGCCATTGTCTATTTCTTTGAAGATCAGCTGCCCTTCAATGTGCGCTACGCCGGTCTGTTTAACGCCGAAGAAACGGAGCTCACGCTCCCGGCCACCGTACTCACCGAAGACGACGGCTTTCAGGGATGGCATCTGGTGTCCAACCCGTTTCCCTTCCCCATCGACTGGACGCGCGTAGTCGCCGACGGGCTCAACGAAGTGGCTCCGCCCATCTTTATTTACGACGCCGATACCTTTGATGGCATGGGCGGCTACCGCGTGCACTATGGCTTCAACATCCCGGGCCTGCCGGGGCAGATTCAGCATGATGGCATCATCCCGCCTTTCCAGGGCTTCTTCATCCGGACTGCGCAGATTGACGGTACGCCGGGGACGCTGACCTTCAGGCCCTCGCATCGGCCGGTCAACGGCGGCGGGGGCGGACAGCTCTTCCGTCAGGGCGACGAAGAAGAGCCGGAAGCCCCGCTGCACCTGCTGCTGTCGGTGGAAAATGCGGACGGCTCGCAGGCGCGCAGCAGCCTGCTCAAAATTGAGCAGACCGATGAGGCGGAGCAGGCCGGGCAGGTTCTTTCCGAGCTGGGGATGCCGGCCTCGCTGGTCTGGGGATGAGCTCCTGTTCGGACTTCGGGGCGGCCATGGTCAGTTTGGGCCGCTGAGCATGAAGCATCAGCGGATGCAGGCGGGCAACACCTACAGCTTTCCGCTGTTGTTCGACGCACAGCGCGCGGGCAGCTACACCCTGCGCATCCCGACCCTGGAAAACTGGCAGCATGGGCAGGTTCGCCTGACCGATCACCACACAGGCGAGACGGTGGTAATGGAGGCAGGCAGCACCTATGTGTTCGGGCACAGCCCGTCGCAGGGGCGTCCTGCCGCTGAAGAAGGCCGCCGCATGCAAGCCGCGTCGGGCAGCTTTGAAGCGACCCGCGCGGTGACGGAGCGAATGGCTTCGGTGTCGGCCTCCTCAGTAAATCCGCGAGCACTGCCGGCGCCGGTGGGCTTCCGGAACAGCGGGCCTGCCCAATTGGATATAACAGCGCCAACTGGCGGAAATGCCGGTTTAGCTGCGATGCAGCCCGCGAATGAGGGGCGTCCCGCGGGTATGGCGCCGCGTTTCACGCTGCAGCTGCTGTTCAGCGAACCCGAGCAGATTCAGCCGGAGCTGCCCGCGCAGCTGGCCCTGGACCAGAACTACCCGAACCCCTTCAACCCGACCACAACCATACAGTACGCGCTGCCCGAATCGGGGCACATCCGCCTCGACGTGTTCAACGTGCTGGGTCAGCGGGTAGCGACGCTGATCAACGGGGAGCAGACAGCGGGCTTCCACAGCCTGCAGTTCGACGGCTCGCGCCTGTCGAGCGGCGTGTACCTGTACCGCCTGCAAACCAGCAATCAGGTGATCACCCGCAAGATGCTGCTGCTCAAATAAAAGCAGCGCCCTCCGGGACAGGAAGCGAAGCCCTGCAGGTGAATCAGCACATAGCATTGCAGCGAACAGCCTACGCCCCGCTGCAATGCTTTGCAATCCATCACGGCTACCAACTGATAAATCAGACTGAACTGCTGATCTCGGTCTTCTGTCTTCTGACTTCTGTCCTCTGCCCTCTGTCCTCCGTCCACAAACTTTTCCCCCCAAAATTTCTGATCTCATGAAAAATCGCATCAAACACTTCTTTGTCACTCTCTTTTTTATCGCAGCGCTTGTGCTGTTCATCGACATCAATCCCGCTGAAGCGCAGTACCGCGACGAACCGGACTGGGGCCGGCAGGGTACGGCGCAGCCTGCGGGCAATCCTTCCGGTCCGCCTCTGCCGCCGGGTGCACCGCAGCAAACCCCGATCGGCGGTGGTCTCGCCCTGCTGCTCGCCGCGGGCGGTGCCTACGCGATTAAGAAACTCAAGCATAAACCTTGAGTAGGCGGACACCCTACGCGGAGAAACCACAAACCGTGGATAATGAACTCCGGATCAGACGGATTGGCGGGATTGTGCGGGTTTTAAATGCGGCTTGAGGATCCGTTAGGTCGTACCACTTATCTAAGCCGCATTATTCACTTCGCGGGAATTGCTACGCTCGTTACACAGTATTTACACCACACTCAAATTTGGGCTATCGGTTTTTTTCACTAAGCCAAATTTAAACCTGCATTTAGCGAATAAATCCTGTTTAAATGTGAATAATGCGGGTCAACCCCCGTCAGCTTATAGCAATAATCAACTCAAATGCGGCAATGCAGGCCTTTGAGATAGGCGGTTTCGGGTACGCTGAGACGCACCGGGTGGTCGGCAGATTGGTGGTAAAGACCGGTAATGGCGGCTTCTGCACCTGCGTCGAGGGCTGCGGAAGCCACGATTTTCTGGAACAGCTCGGCATTTACGCCGCCGGAACAAGAAAAAGTAGCGAGCCAGCCGCCGGGACGAAGGAGGCCAAAGGCCAGACGGTTGATGTCCTTATATCCCCGTGCGGCCCGCTGCGCCTGTGAGGCAGTATGGGCAAACTTGGGTGGATCAAGGATGATGCCGTCAAAGCTGCGGCCTTCCTGTGTGAAGCGGCGCAGGGTTTGGAAAACATCTTCCTGCACCCATTCGAAACGATCAGCTGAAAAGCCGTTCAGGGCAGCATTCTCCTGTGCGAGTTGCAGGGCTTCAGCGGATACATCGATCGAAGTGATGTGTTTTGCGCCGTTTTTGGCAGCAGCGAGTGAAAAGCCGCCGGTGTAGCTAAAACAGTTCAGGATCTCCCGACCCGCACTTTCCAGCCCTACAAGTCGCCGGCTCTCGCGCTGATCGAGGTAAAAACCGGTCTTGTGCCCGGCCTCAATATCAATGCGGTACTGAATTCCATCTTCGGTAATCACCAGCCTTGTATCGGGCTTGGCTGTTCCTGCGCCTTTAGCGGTTAGGAGCCAGCCCTTTGTTTTGGGCAGTCCTTCAAGCTTGCGGACCTCTGTGTCCGAGCGCTCATAAATGGCCACAGCACCTGTTTCCTGCAAAAGTGCGCGAGCCACGACAGCTTTCCAGCGCTCAGCACCGGCGGAGAGGCACTGCATAACAATGACTTCCCCGTAGCGGTCAGCAACGATTCCGGGGAGTCCATCGGATTCGGCATGTATCAGCCGGCTGACACTACCGCTTTCCCGTGGCGCAAAGCTCGCGGATTCCCGGAAATCCACAGCCTGCGCCACCCGCTGCCAGAAAAAAGTTTCATCAATTGAATCGGCGGGATCGAAGCTCCATACTTTGGCGCGAATTTGTGATTTAGGCGACCAAGCGGCGAGACCCAGTGAGGTGCCGTCAGCCGCCTCAACCCGAACTGTCTCGCCCGGCTGCGGCTTACCTGTCACGGTTTTTATCGCACCGGAAAAAATCCAGGGATGCCGCCGCAGCATGGATTTTACGCGACCGGGTTTGAGGAGCAAGACAGGAAGAGAGGATGACATGGCTGCAAATTTTAAAATGAGGAGGTTGATGTCCCGGGTTTGTTTTGGCAAATATATAGCGCTACGAAGTAAAATACGCCAATTTCAACAGCACCGCTTGAAACCGTTGTGAATAAGGTTAAGATATTAGTGATCTGATTTCCGGATTTGCTGAAGCCTGAGTTCCTGCCTGCTTCAAAGCGGAGTTCCGGAGCCTTCGCTTTAGCCCTCGCGGATGATCGCACGCGGGTTGGGCGAAGGCAGCGGGATTGGCTTTCTCCGCTTCGTCCTGTTTTGAACAGGATTTTTTAGGATTAAGGGATGGACAGGATGTTTTAAACCAAACTTCCCTTCACACGACCTTCAAGTGACCCGTAAAGCTGATACCTGCCACTGAAATCATCCGCACCCAAACGCCGGCCGGGTCATCCCGAACACTTATCATTTGGCAAGAACATATCGAAGTCAGAAAAATCAACTCCAGCTCAAAACCTATTAAGGCGGCATGTGAGGGATCTCCATCGGCCGAATACGACCCGGGGCAGATGGCTCTCCGGATTTTTTCCAGTTTGTGCATGACTCGAAACCTAATCACCAGATCCTTCGACTCCGCCTTCGCTGCGCTCCGGCTCCGCTCAGGATGACAGGGGCATTTTCCAAAACCCCGGCGCGGCCTGCCGCGCCGCTTGACGCGTGGCGAAACTGTCATCCTGAGCGAAGCGCAGCGGAGTCGAAGGATCTCGCAGAGTAGGGCTCCGCAGCGTTGATCCATATCGGGGCAGGTCCGCTGGAAGGGATCTCTCACACGAAGCTTCGATGGGCTGTCGGTGCAGGTTGTCTTGCCGGGGCTTTGATTGCAGCCCTGCCATGCCCGGCTGTTCGAGATGACCTTTTTTTTAATGTATCCTTCCGTCATCCGTCATCCGTCTTCCGTCCATTCCGCTTCAGCGGTCCGCGGTCCGCCGTCCACCAAAAACAACTTGCCTGCCGATCACCTTTAGAGCTCGGCGATGACGGCTTCGTGTGTTTGGGTGTCGTAGAGGGCGACGGTGGCGCGCTCGCCGAAGCCGTGCGCGCTGCCGGGGTTGATCCACAAGGTTTTGCCCTCGGATTTGGTGAAGGCTGTGTGGGTGTGACCGGTCACGACGACGTCGTACTCGCGGCATTTGACGAGGGCTTCGGAGATGGCTTCCTGTGTGCCGTGATAGAGGGCGATGCGGCGGCCTTCGAAGGTGAGGCTCGCAAACTCAGCGTAGTGCTCGGCGCCGATGGCCTCCATTTTCATGAGGATGCGGTAGGCGTCGCCGTCGTTGTTGCCGAAAACGGCGTGCAGCTCGAAACCCTCAAATTCGGGCACGGTGAAGGGGCTGCAAAAATCGCCGGCATGCAGGAGGGTCGTGATGCCCTGCAGCCGGAACAGGCTCATGGCCTTGCGGATGTTGGTGACGTGATCGTGCGTATCTGAGATGAGTCCGATTTTCATGGGAGTACGTCTGTTTTAGGTGAGGCTTTCTTATACAGTCGTTTGCGCTTTCTTGTTTAATTATCATAGTACAAAAGCCCGTCAAACTCAAGGCGTTCCCCACCCGGATTTCCCTGTCGGCAGGCTTAGACGTGAGACACGCAAAACAAGCCCGCACAAACCACGGCCGCCGTTTCCGCGCGGAGACGCTGCGGGCCGAGGTGCAGCAGTTTCATCCCGGGCAGGGCTTGGGCCGCCGCAACTTCATCATCACTAAAACCGCCTTCGGGACCGATAAAAAGCAGGATTTCCGCCGGCGACTTTGATTTTGCATCATCCCATATTCCCATGAAGCTTTGCGAGGCATTGCCATCAGCGCGGACCATCTTTTCGTGCGCCATCACCGGCAGCAGGCTTTCTCCGGCTGAGGCCATGTGCTCCAGCGCATCCTGAAAACTAACCAGCTGAATTTCCGGAATCCATGCCGAAAGACTTTGTTTGGCAGCGCTAAGCGCAAGGGCTTCGAGTCGGTCAGTTCGTAGTTTTTGCCGCTCTGTGCGCTCGGTTTCCCCGATCAGAATGCGGTGTACCCCCAGCTCGGTCAGCTTTTCAACAGCCCACTCCATGCGCTGCCGGTTTTTGAGCATGCCCAGGAAAACGGTGACAGCCGGTACAGGCTTGGGCATTTCTTCTGCAGAGACAATTTCGGCGGAGGCCTTTTTTTTACCTTCGGGCCTGAACCGCGCCAAAGCCACCGTCCCGCGTCCGTTTATGAGTCGGATATCATCCCCATCCCGCAGCCGCAGCACCTTTCCAGCGTGATGGGCTTCATCAGGGGGGAGCGGCACAAGCGAGGCCGCTTTAGTTAGTTCAGGCGTAAAAAAAGTGT
This genomic stretch from Cyclonatronum proteinivorum harbors:
- a CDS encoding T9SS type A sorting domain-containing protein, which produces MKHQRMQAGNTYSFPLLFDAQRAGSYTLRIPTLENWQHGQVRLTDHHTGETVVMEAGSTYVFGHSPSQGRPAAEEGRRMQAASGSFEATRAVTERMASVSASSVNPRALPAPVGFRNSGPAQLDITAPTGGNAGLAAMQPANEGRPAGMAPRFTLQLLFSEPEQIQPELPAQLALDQNYPNPFNPTTTIQYALPESGHIRLDVFNVLGQRVATLINGEQTAGFHSLQFDGSRLSSGVYLYRLQTSNQVITRKMLLLK
- a CDS encoding PID-CTERM protein-sorting domain-containing protein gives rise to the protein MKNRIKHFFVTLFFIAALVLFIDINPAEAQYRDEPDWGRQGTAQPAGNPSGPPLPPGAPQQTPIGGGLALLLAAGGAYAIKKLKHKP
- a CDS encoding class I SAM-dependent rRNA methyltransferase, which codes for MSSSLPVLLLKPGRVKSMLRRHPWIFSGAIKTVTGKPQPGETVRVEAADGTSLGLAAWSPKSQIRAKVWSFDPADSIDETFFWQRVAQAVDFRESASFAPRESGSVSRLIHAESDGLPGIVADRYGEVIVMQCLSAGAERWKAVVARALLQETGAVAIYERSDTEVRKLEGLPKTKGWLLTAKGAGTAKPDTRLVITEDGIQYRIDIEAGHKTGFYLDQRESRRLVGLESAGREILNCFSYTGGFSLAAAKNGAKHITSIDVSAEALQLAQENAALNGFSADRFEWVQEDVFQTLRRFTQEGRSFDGIILDPPKFAHTASQAQRAARGYKDINRLAFGLLRPGGWLATFSCSGGVNAELFQKIVASAALDAGAEAAITGLYHQSADHPVRLSVPETAYLKGLHCRI
- a CDS encoding metallophosphoesterase; amino-acid sequence: MKIGLISDTHDHVTNIRKAMSLFRLQGITTLLHAGDFCSPFTVPEFEGFELHAVFGNNDGDAYRILMKMEAIGAEHYAEFASLTFEGRRIALYHGTQEAISEALVKCREYDVVVTGHTHTAFTKSEGKTLWINPGSAHGFGERATVALYDTQTHEAVIAEL
- a CDS encoding RsmE family RNA methyltransferase, translating into MHTFFTPELTKAASLVPLPPDEAHHAGKVLRLRDGDDIRLINGRGTVALARFRPEGKKKASAEIVSAEEMPKPVPAVTVFLGMLKNRQRMEWAVEKLTELGVHRILIGETERTERQKLRTDRLEALALSAAKQSLSAWIPEIQLVSFQDALEHMASAGESLLPVMAHEKMVRADGNASQSFMGIWDDAKSKSPAEILLFIGPEGGFSDDEVAAAQALPGMKLLHLGPQRLRAETAAVVCAGLFCVSHV